A stretch of DNA from Candidatus Eremiobacterota bacterium:
TGCTGCGCGACCCGGCGGTGCGCCGCTGCACGATGGTCGACATCGACGGCCAAGTTGTCGAGCTGTCGAAGAAGTATCTCCCGGAGTGGTCGGACGGCGCGTTCGACGATCCGCGCGCCCGCGTCATCATCGGCGACGCGCTGAAGTTCTTGAAGGAAGACCGCGACCGCTACGGCGTGGTGATCAGCGACCTGACGGAGCCGCTGCCGGACTCACCGTCGTTCCCACTCTTCAACGGCGACGTCTTCCGCGACATCAAGGCCCGCCTCGCACCCGGCGGCGTCTACGTGCTGCAAGCGTCGACCGCCGGCTTCTGCAACATGGCGCTCCACGCGAAGATGGCCCGTTCGCTGCGCACACACTTTAAATATGTGCGAAGCTTTTACACCCACGTGCCGGCGTTCGACAACGACTGGGCGTTCCTCGCCTGCAGCGATGACGTCGACGTGGCTGCGACCGCGGCCGACCGGATCGACGCGTACGTGAAAAATCTGCACTGCGAGAACTTCTTCTACGACGCCGAAACGCACCGGCGGCTGTTCGCGCTTCCGCTCTACCTGCGCCGCGAGCTGGCGAAAGCGGGCGAGGTCTTTTCCTGAGGCGAAGGACCCGCCGCCTCGGGCAGCGCAGGCTCGCGGCATGACCGTCGACGCTTCCGGTGCGTTGCGCCGCACCGCCCTGCACGAGACCCACCTGGCGCTCGGCGCTCGAATGGTGCCGTTCGGCGGGTTCGAGATGCCCGTGCAGTACTCGAGCATCCTCAAGGAGCACGACGCGGTGCGCAAGCGCGCCGGTCTGTTCGACCTCTCCCACATGGGACAGTTCGAGCTGCGCGGAGCGGACGTCGGGCCGTGGGCGGAGGGGCTGACCATCAACAAGGTCGCCAACATGAAGCCCGGCCAGGCGCGCTACAACGTCTTTACCAACGAGCGCGGCGGCGCGCACGACGACGTCATCTTCTACCGGCTCGAGGAGAACCGCTGGCTGCTGGTCGTCAACGCCGGCAACGCCGACAAGATGTGGGCCCACGTCAGCGCCAACGCCGCGCCCGGCGTCGAACTGACGAACCTGCACGGCGCGCGCGCGCTGATCGCGGTCCAAGGCCCGCGCTCCGTCGAGTGGCTGCAACCGTACGTCGAAGCAGAGCTCGCGCCGATCAAGTACTACTCGTGCGCCGAGACACGGGTCAAAGGGACGCGCGATCCGATCGTCCTCGCGCGTACCGGCTACACCGGCGAAGACGGCTTCGAGCTGTTCCTGTCGTCGGAAGAAGCGACCGGCGTGTGGGACCTGCTGCTCGCCGACAATCGCGCGCGCGGGCTCGAGCCGTGCGGGCTGGGCGCGCGCGACGTGCTGCGGCTCGAAGCGGGGATGCCGCTCTACGGCCACGAGCTCACCGAAGAGATCACGCCGGTGCAAGCCGGCTTGTCGTGGGCGATCAAGTTCGACAAGCCGCAGTTCACCGGCCGCGAGGCCTTGCTCGCGCAAAAAGACGCCGGCGAGTATGCGCGCATCGTCGGGTTCGCGATGGACGGGCGCGTGCCGGCGCGCGCGGGCTATCCGGTGTTCGCCGGCGGCGTGCGTGTCGGCGAGGTGCGCAGCGGTTCGTTCGGACCATCGGTCGCGAAAAGCATCGGCACCGCGCTGGTCGAGGCATCGGCGGCGCCCGACGGGACGCGGCTCGAGATCGAGATTCGCGGGACGCGCCACGCTGCCGCCGTCACGCCGCTTCCGTTCTACAAACGTCCGAAGACCTGACGCTGCGGAGGACTCCCGCTGCCCGGGGCACTACCATGTGCTCCCATGGCGAACGGAGTACCGGCAGGTCTGCTTTACAGCAAGGAACACGAGTGGGTGAAGCTCGACGGCGACGTCGCGACGGTCGGGATCACCGACTACGCGCAGTCCTCGCTCGGCGACATCGTCTACGTCGAGCTGCCGCGCGTCGGCGCCGACTTGACGCAGTTCGGCAGCATCGGTGTCGTCGAGTCGGTCAAAGCCGTCTCCGACATCTTCACACCGGTCGGCGGCGAGGTGGTCGGGATCAACGACGGTCTCGACAACGACCCCGCGCTGGTCAACAGCGACCCGTACGGCGAGGGCTGGTTCTTCAAGGTCAAGCTGGCCGACGTGAGCCAGACCGGCAACCTCTTGACGCCCGAGCAGTACGAGCAGCTGATCGCCGAGTCGTAGCGGCCGAAAACGGACCTGGGGCGGGCGGGGTCTAACCACCGTGCGCTAGTCCCAAGCCCGGAGAACACGTGTACACCCCGCATACCGCCCAAGATATCGAGGCGATGCTGCGCGTGATCGGCGTCGACTCGCTGGACGATCTCGTCCGCGTGCCCGACGCCGTCGCGCTGCGCGCCCCCGTCGAGGTCACGCCTCGGCTCAGCGAGATCGAGATCGCCGAACGCTTCCGCCGCCACGCCGAGCGCACGACCGCCGGCGCGTACACCTCGTTCCTCGGCGCGGGTGCGTACCGGCACTACGTCCCGCCGGTCGTCGGGGCGATCGCGATGCGCGGCGAGTTCCTCACCTCGTACACGCCCTACCAGGCTGAGGTCTCGCAGGGCTATCTGCAGGCGATCTACGAGTGGCAGACCTACATCGCGCTGCTGACCGGCCTCGACGTCGCCAACGCGTCGGTCTACGACGGCGCGACCGCGCTCGCGGAAGCGGCGATCATGGCGGTGAACGCGACCGGCCGCAAAGCGGTCCTCGTCTCGAGCGCGGTTCATCCGAACTACCGCGCCGTGCTGCGCACGTACGCCGAAGGGCTCGAGCTCGCCGTCGACGAGCTGCCGTACGGCGCGGACGGGCGCACCGATCTCTCCTCGCTCGACGCCGCGCTCGCCGGCGGACGCTACGCCGCGCTCGTCGTGCAGTCGCCGAACTTCTTCGGCACGATCGACGCGCTGCCGCGCGGCGCCGCCGAGAAGGTCAAGGCGACGAAAACGGTCGTGATCGGCGTCGTCGCCGAAGCGATGTCGCTGGCCGCGCTGGCGGCGCCGGCGTCGTGGGGCGCGGAGATCTGCGCCGGCGAAGCCCAGTCGTTCGGCAACGCGATCGCCTACGGCGGACCGCACGTCGGCTTCATCGCCGCGACGAACGAGCACCTGCGCCGCATCCCCGGCCGGCTCGCCGGCAAGTCGGTCGACGTGAACGGCAAAACGGCGTACGTGCTCACGCTGCAGGCGCGCGAGCAGCACATCCGGCGCGAGAAAGCAACCTCGAACATCTGCACGAACCAGGCGCACTGCGCGCTGTGCGCGACGGTCTACCTCGCCGCGATGGGCAAGACCGGCTTGCGCGACTGCGCCGCGCTCAACCTCGCGCGCACGAGCGAGCTGCGCGAGAAAGTCACCTCGCTCGACGGCTTTTCGGCCCGTTTCGACGGCCCGGTCTTCAACGAAGTCGCCGTGCGCGTCCCGGGCCGCGCGCGCGACGTGCTACAGGCGCTGGAAGAGAAGAATATCCTCGGCGGGATCGATCTCGGGCGCTTCTACCCCGAGCTCGACGACTGCATCCTCGTGACCGCGACCGAGCTCACCACGAGCGACGACGTCGACCGCCTCGTCACCGCCCTTTCGGAGATTCCCGTCCGTGCCGCTGCCCGCGTTTGACACCCCGCTGATCTTCGAGACCGGCCGGGACGGCCGCGCAAACTGCTATTTGCCCGAAGGCCCGCCGCTCGAGGAGCTGCTGCCGAAGGACGCGCTGCGCGAGGAGCTTCCGCTTCCCGACAACAGCGAGCTCGACGTCGTGCGCCACTTCACCCGGCTCTCGCAGAAGACGTTCGGGATCGACACGGCGTTCTATCCGCTCGGCTCGTGCACGATGAAGTACAACCCGCGGGTCAACGACGCGATGGCGAATTTGCCGGCGCTGCGCGACCTGCACCCGTTCGCGCCCGACCACGCCGCGCAAGGCGCGCTCGCGATCATGTGGGAGCTCGAGCGCGCGCTCAGCTCGCTCTTCGGGATGGCGGCGTTCTCGTTGAACCCCGCAGCGGGCGCGCACGCCGAGCTGGCCGCGCTGCTGATCGCCAAGGCCTACTTCAAGGCCAAGGGCGAGCCGCAGCGCAACGTCGTCGTCGTCCCGGACACCGCGCACGGCACCAATCCCGCTTCCGCCGCGATGGTCGGCTTCAAGGTGCTCTCGCTCAAGTCGGACGCGCAGGGCCGCGTCGATCCCGCGGAGATGCGCAAGGTCGTCGGGCCCGACACCGCGGTCTGCATGATGACGAACCCGAACACGCTCGGGCTCTTCGAGCCGCGCATCCACGAAGTCTCCGACGTCGTGCACGCAG
This window harbors:
- the gcvT gene encoding glycine cleavage system aminomethyltransferase GcvT, whose translation is MTVDASGALRRTALHETHLALGARMVPFGGFEMPVQYSSILKEHDAVRKRAGLFDLSHMGQFELRGADVGPWAEGLTINKVANMKPGQARYNVFTNERGGAHDDVIFYRLEENRWLLVVNAGNADKMWAHVSANAAPGVELTNLHGARALIAVQGPRSVEWLQPYVEAELAPIKYYSCAETRVKGTRDPIVLARTGYTGEDGFELFLSSEEATGVWDLLLADNRARGLEPCGLGARDVLRLEAGMPLYGHELTEEITPVQAGLSWAIKFDKPQFTGREALLAQKDAGEYARIVGFAMDGRVPARAGYPVFAGGVRVGEVRSGSFGPSVAKSIGTALVEASAAPDGTRLEIEIRGTRHAAAVTPLPFYKRPKT
- the gcvH gene encoding glycine cleavage system protein GcvH — encoded protein: MANGVPAGLLYSKEHEWVKLDGDVATVGITDYAQSSLGDIVYVELPRVGADLTQFGSIGVVESVKAVSDIFTPVGGEVVGINDGLDNDPALVNSDPYGEGWFFKVKLADVSQTGNLLTPEQYEQLIAES
- a CDS encoding spermidine synthase, which encodes MPKTAHYQWYTEQFAPTELHAHAIEETYFAGRTPFQSVAVLRTPVFGKLLVLDGDTQSSQNDEKIYHETLVHPAMASVDDRSEVLILGGGEGATLREVLRDPAVRRCTMVDIDGQVVELSKKYLPEWSDGAFDDPRARVIIGDALKFLKEDRDRYGVVISDLTEPLPDSPSFPLFNGDVFRDIKARLAPGGVYVLQASTAGFCNMALHAKMARSLRTHFKYVRSFYTHVPAFDNDWAFLACSDDVDVAATAADRIDAYVKNLHCENFFYDAETHRRLFALPLYLRRELAKAGEVFS
- the gcvPA gene encoding aminomethyl-transferring glycine dehydrogenase subunit GcvPA yields the protein MLRVIGVDSLDDLVRVPDAVALRAPVEVTPRLSEIEIAERFRRHAERTTAGAYTSFLGAGAYRHYVPPVVGAIAMRGEFLTSYTPYQAEVSQGYLQAIYEWQTYIALLTGLDVANASVYDGATALAEAAIMAVNATGRKAVLVSSAVHPNYRAVLRTYAEGLELAVDELPYGADGRTDLSSLDAALAGGRYAALVVQSPNFFGTIDALPRGAAEKVKATKTVVIGVVAEAMSLAALAAPASWGAEICAGEAQSFGNAIAYGGPHVGFIAATNEHLRRIPGRLAGKSVDVNGKTAYVLTLQAREQHIRREKATSNICTNQAHCALCATVYLAAMGKTGLRDCAALNLARTSELREKVTSLDGFSARFDGPVFNEVAVRVPGRARDVLQALEEKNILGGIDLGRFYPELDDCILVTATELTTSDDVDRLVTALSEIPVRAAARV